A single region of the Nicotiana sylvestris chromosome 6, ASM39365v2, whole genome shotgun sequence genome encodes:
- the LOC138871041 gene encoding uncharacterized protein, translating into MLNLSKLEFVALGISGNNYWVLDAEIHLDAKGLDDTIKEENEASSQDKAKAMIFLHHHLDEGLKSEYLTLKDPFQLWTSLKELYDHLKATVLPRAHREWMHLRLQDYKIISEYNFVVYRTIFKLKLCGEPMNDKDILENILFTFHASNMVLQQQYREKGFKKYSELISCFLVAEQHNIILMKNHEACSTGSAPFS; encoded by the coding sequence ATGTTGAATTTGTCAAagcttgaatttgtggcacttggcATCTCTGGGAATAACTATTGGgtacttgatgctgaaattcatcttgacgctaaaggtcttgatGACACtattaaagaagaaaatgaagcatCAAGTCAAGATAAGGCGaaagccatgattttccttcACCATCATCTCGATGAAGGATTAAAAAGTGAATATTTAACCTTGAAAGATCCATTTCAATTATGGACTAGTTTGAAGGAATTATATGACCACCTAAAGGCCACGGTATTGCCAAGAGCTCATCGTGAATGGATGCACTTACGGCTACAAGATTATAAGATCATAAGTGAATATAATTTTGTTGTATATAGAACAATTTTCAAACTAAAATTATGTGGGGAACCTATGAATGATAAGGACATTTTGGAAAAtattcttttcacttttcatgcctcaaaTATGGTGTTACAGCagcaataccgtgaaaaaggctttaagaaatattctgagttaatttCATGCTTTTTGGTGGCTGAACAACATAATATCattttaatgaaaaatcatgaagcctgCTCCACTGGATCAGCTCCATTTTCATAA